From the genome of Triticum aestivum cultivar Chinese Spring chromosome 1A, IWGSC CS RefSeq v2.1, whole genome shotgun sequence:
ctgtagtttctcatcgttgatggtggcggttgtccgtatgatgcagcctatttgattgtcgtagcatcgacgcgcttcctcgggcgcctttggctcaaaattgccgtcgtccacctccgtgaccaccagtctagtagtcctgagtttcttaggaagtcgttgcctctttgctttcggttctacaccggctccgctccccgaggcagcgccggtctcagtctcagcgccggtctcgatgtcggtctgagtctcagcgccggtctcagtctcagcaccggtctgcgtgtcggtctcagtccccgatgccaccggttgatcgtcggcaaggctaaaaaattcgtctgccgcccggtagacgtcgttgCAATCaacagaaccctgtccttcatcgttgctagccatgtttcctatgattaaatctagtcaattaattctagacctaataaaatgaataatgacataaaaaaggcctattgttttgcaggaatgttgactccttcctggtgcggcaaatcccggacactcgatatgtcctagtttgtagcgcaagtcatgccgaaattcacgaaaaatttcggcatgacctttgctaaaaagtggacaaatcgaggacctgaaatttgccgaaacagaaatgaatcaacattccggcaaaacataggccactcagcatcattccctggaaacaacaaagccacttgggcacaatcgaacaacttcaatgaaaagatataacatgagcaaacactattgaggaatttgcatataacatggccacttcaatgaaaagatataatcaacaataatggaatatgcaaatgaacatcaatgacatatatcatataaaaacagtcttgttttttgtttacatagcaacaattagtttgaccaagttttcgaaaagaaaaacaattctgttttttgtttatagctaaatgccatagctactgtttttctatagctaaatacttttgttttttgtctaaagctaaaagtctaggaactccattttctctaaccagtctaacctcaccaaaatttccacaaCAAGACCttagtttaaagctaaatggaattactgtttaggcattttcataaaaattacCCTAGCTAATTTCataaaaaattgctaatcatttttcctaaatgctacaaaatgcctactgccctaaaaaatctagggttcatatgaacacctagggttcatatgagcatcaacacagtatcaacatatatacgaattgccctagcagagagagagaggagggtaggggacaggagaggcagagccttacggacggcggcgagggcaggctctggctcgggtggcggcggtgaggtcgagggcggcggcggtgagctcgagGGAGGTGACGGTGAGGTCGACgatggcctcgggcggcggctgtgaggtctagggcggcctcgggcggcggcggtgtggtcgaaggcggcctcgggcggtggcggtgtggtcgaaggcagCAGGGTGAtggcggcgatggagcagttgggggacaggggggcgggagtagagaggggggaaggacttagcgaaattttgagcccgggctgccgggatttgagtcaagctagcagtagcacgttttgccgaaacgcgctatagctaagatagctatagcgtgttCCAGAGAAACGTGCTACAACtattcctttttgttttctttttctttttctttttttctttacattttctttttttcatttctcctttttttctatttctttcattttcatttacttttctacttatttttctatttattttctttttcatagcaGTACCGCTCTACAGCATAAACGTGCTGCTacaaagtttttagcagtagcgtgcttctgggtgaaccgctactactattcctagcctaccggcattagtgagggaattttagtagtagcgcttttccgtgaagacgcgctactgctaaaacaatggttgtagcgtggttttgcaacaagcgctactactaagtagcgctagcgtcgagttttgaccaacgctactactatacctctgtgtataaggctttccctagtagtgggagggGCGCCCCACCTGTCCTTGTGGGCAAACCACCTCCCTGGCTGCTACCCCCTCTCCTTGGAGGAGAGGtcagggctggccggcctcctcaACCCCTATATAAATATAGGGAGGCGCAAGGGGAGGGGCTCACCCCTTTGCCTAGCTTCAACCCTCCCcatctctcccttctcctcatcCCGGTtttgcttggcaaagccctgccggtactccaccaccatcatcaccactcCGCCGTTATGCTGATTGTCATCCCATCTACTTCTCCCCCCCCCCTTCATTTGCTGGAACAAGGAGGAGAAGGCGTCATCGAgctgcacgtgtgctaaactcgaaggtgtcatccgttcggcgctagatcggtatggatcgtgattggatcgctaagagtacgactacatcaaccacattatatacgcttccgcttttggtctacaaggatAAGTAGACACACTCCCCTTtagttgttatgcatctcctagattagatcttgggtgttttgTAGGAAAACAATTGATTTTCATGCAATGTTCCCCATCAAAGTCTTGGCCTTCTCGAGCTCCTATTTGATCGTCGTCTCTTTGCTTCTCCAACTCGATCTCCTTCCTCTCAATTTCGAGCTTATTCTCCGCCCTCTTTTCTCCTAATCCATCGTCTCCTTCTGCATATCCTTCTGCATATCCAACATGAGTTTGTCCCTCTCCTCTTTCTTGTTCTCCCTCACCGAAAAATGTCCGTCCATGTGGAGGACATTTTTGTTGCTGCGGCGTCACGGGAGTCCCTTGCCTTCTCCCACTTGTTCCCCATGACTTGTCGGTTATCCTTTGGCATGGTGGCTCTTCCATTCTCCACGACAACATTTTCATCTTCTTTGTCCAACCCAATTGATTAGTGGGAGCTTGAGCCATCATTCCTCTTCTTGTCGGCCTTGAGATCGGCCACAAGTTGTGTCTACTTTGGTCGGCCATTCAATATGATCCAACAATGGCTAAACAcaaatggcttcttctcccttttgtGGTACATAGTGGCCCCCGCTGTCGTCTAGCAAAAAAATATGTATGAGCATGAATGCAAAACAAACAAGCATATGCAAATGATGACAAGATGAAGTAGCTTACGTGAGATGCTACTCCCATCCCACTTTGAGGGCGGTCAGTCACTTGTGAGTAGTAGCCGGCGTACTTGTTCACTTCACCTTGAATGATCCCCCACCGATGTTGGAGATATGTCACATTGCGGTTGGTGACGATAGGATACGGCTCCACATATTCATTTTTCTCACGATATTCCTTCTAAATCTTCTCCCCATACTTGTTTCCCTTTTGCTTGGTGCCGCATATTGGATCCATAGTGGTGGCCAACCAAGCTTTTACCAACAAGATATCTCAAAAATTGAGAATGCCTGACCTCTTGCCTTTCCTGTatttggcttcttcttcttcttcttgctcggatTGGGAATTCAAGTTGTCCCAACTTCAAATGAATGGTCAATTTGGATCCCCCAATTCATACTCCATTTGAGTCGGACCATGATTATCATTGATCGTGTCCGACATGAACAACTCCTAAATGATCATGGTTTGCAAGCATTCATCATGTACGAAATAAACTAGTGGTCTATGCAAAACATTGAACATGGCATACGCAAATTTGATTGGAAAGGAGCTACAAAACACATAATGAGTCTTGTTGTGTCATTCCGTCGAACAGGTTATGGGCAGCACGGGCGTCGCTGGTGTCAGTGCTTGTCTGCACCCGAAGAAGCGGCGAGTGACACACGTCCACTGGCGACATCTGCATGGGCGGAAAGCTGACCTCAATGCCCCAACTGGCCGTCATACCGTCCTCTGTCCTAACCTAGTCTGGCAACACAGTCCTTGTCAACGGCAGGATGGATGGGGTGCGGGGTTCCGGGTGTGGCGGGGGGACAATTGCTCGTCCATGTTCACATCCGCTCCCTGCGACGCCGTCGCACCGCTTCCCTCTCTTGCTGTCGGCGGCGCCGGTTCCTCCGGGTGATGTTCTCCGGCTTGCACGACGAAGTCGAGGACTGGACGCCAACGGACAAGGCGGGCGCAGCCTCCGTCACGGCGATCGGGGACGGGCTGGATGACATCTAGGGCGGCGTATTAGGACCAGCGGTGAGGCTAGGGAGCAAGGTTGGCGGACGGCGAGGGCTCGGACGCGGGAAGGGGGAGGGTTTGATGAATTTGGTGCAATTAGTGGTGGGGTAGTGTTGTCAGGTCCGACGTGGCGGAAGCTCCCAAACGCGCCCGGGCGTCCTATATtttggctggatatgaggggtgccgataAGGCTGGGCACCTTTGTCAAGCTGGGTGAGCATGCCGTGGTGATGGCACAGTCCAAACAAGCCATTCATGCTGCGAGTTTTGCTTCTGAGACCACTGCATAGCGATCATTTCTCTAATTTATATGTACAAATTTGAGTCAACTGTGGAAAAATTCCGTACAGATATGTGTATGTACCTATTCATTTTTTATGACAAGATCAGTTTTGTTTGTGTCAAAAAACGAGGTAAAAAAAATTTCTAACTTATACATTTAGTCAGTTTCAAAGCTACAAACTGAATATAGAATATATTCTAAGATGCAGATTGAATGCTTTCATTCCCTACAAACTAGAAACTACTCCCTGCGTTCCACAATATAAGAAACGATCTTATGTGGGACGAAGGGAATACAAAATTGGCCATCAAAATTATCACCAAGTAGCCGAGAGAGTTATTTTCTAAACACACCAAATACGGGGTTATACATACTTACCAGAAAATGCATACATGTTGGCTATCCAAATTCACCAATAAACAAAAAAGAGGAGCAACATAATCACTGTAGCAATGTCATGCACTATTTTCTTTTTGAAGTGACAAGCAAGCTTGCTAAAGATGACAAGTAACTTGAGGTACAGCCTCAAAGCGTGTTTTCATGGTTAAGCTTAGCAATCTTATCATTTATGCGTCTCTGATGGCCAACGCAACTATGACGAGCACAACGGAGCTCACCATACCCATCTAAGTAAAGTCTCACACATGCAGACCAAGTAGCAGTGAAGGTACAGAGAAGGTTCACAAATAAAGTCTCAAAGATGCAGACCACGTAGCAACTAAAGTACAGAGAAGGTTCACAAATAACGTCTCACACAGTCACACGTGCACACCAGGTAGTAGCAACTAAACCAGGTAGTAGCAACTAAGTACAGAGAAGCTTCACATATAAAGTCTCACACATGCAGACCAAGTAGCAACTAAGTACAGAGAAGCTTCACATATAAAGTCTCACACATGCAGACCAAGTAGCGACTAAGGTACAGAGAAGGTTCACAAATAAAGTCCACATGCAGACCAAGTAGCAACTAAGGTACATAGAAGGTTCACAAATGAAGTCTCACACATGCAGACCAAGTAGCACCTAAGGTACAGAAGAAGGTTCACAAATAAAGTTCCACCAATACAGAGCACCAACAAAAATAACCATCACTCTGACTCATTCCCTTTGGCAGGTGGTGCAGCAACCCTCGCCATTCTTCGCATAAAAGATGGTGCCCTCAGAAAGAGTACGTAGAACAAAGCACAGACGATAAGAAGCTGCATCTTTCCAGATTTTAAAGCGGCTCCAACCAAAACAAGATAAAGCTTATCTGTCACGATAAACTTAAGCTTGGTGAAACGCGACTTTAGCGAGTCACTAGCGGCGACCTTTGAATCTTGATTTACCCTGCTCAAAAAGTGTCTGCGCATAGCCACGTCAATATAATAGGAAAAGAAAAAAGTTAAAACAAACATGTTTATCTATACAAACCTGAAGATTAATTCGGCCTTATCTTTGTCAACATTGTAGAACCTTTTACGGTAAAGGCAAGGACGGGGATTTTCTGGGCACGGTGTCCTATGcaccaccacctcaaaccaaaacTACAAAACAACATTAAATAGAGCAATTAAGACATCGGAAGGGCATATTAATAGGGTAATTGCAAGCTTTGAGCAATTAAGACATCGGAACGGCATATTAATAGGGTAATTGCAAGCTTTGAGACATGGTGCCATGCGATGCCGAAATCTCGGTCACCCACTTGCGCTTTGTGAGATTACTAATTAATATAGGACTTTTTGCAATACGATGACAGCTACTCAATTAATAGATGAGATACGCAGCCGTGAGTGGGCCATGATTCTTTAAATCCGTATGGATAGAGCTTTGTCTGGTAGTTGAGTTTTGGCACTTGCATACATCCGCAGATGTGTTGGAATTAAAACTCTGTTGGGTGACTTGATGGCCTGCATGTCATTTCGAATGGTCTTTGCTGCGAATTAAGCGCAGCCTGTTCGAGTTAATGGGGTGGCTTATGCGGGGCATGCATTTTAAATATGCTTCTTGCAGGTGGGTGTATGAAGAATGGTGCTGATCTTAGCATCAGGTTGGCTGGGTAGAGGACAAATTTATTTAGGTGTGATTACTTTAAGTAGGCTACTGTATGTAACTTGGTGTGAGCTATGATTCGGCCACGTCGTAAAAACTTCCATGTTGTCGGATAAAAGTAGCTTAGTAGACTGAAATAATAGTACCACATGATGCATTATCTACTAGCGTTGATTGTGCGGTAGGTGAGCATACAGTAGGCACTTGAGGATCAGGGGAAACATGGAAAACAACACTTGAGTACACAGAGGATCCACATGAACCTCAACTTATGGTGACTAGTGCAAGTAGAGCAACCTCATTGCCATGGATACACAGGATTGCTATTTGAAACTTTGATACGCAGCCTAGTGCAAATGAAACCCAAGTAAGACCACATATGGTCTGCAATATTATGATTTAAACAACCGTTTACACACCTTGTCCTGCGGTGGCCGGGCAGAGCCACCAGCTGGCGTAGAGAACATGCGTGTGCACATAGATCCCACGGGGTTGCTGCTTGGTGCGATGCGAGCTGGCCTGAAAGCACCGCCATGTAGTGCAGCCGTCTGCAACGAAGAAGCAGAAAATAAGTTTCAATTACCACACAAGAGGAAGGAGCGGGCAGATTTGATAGTAGGGGGGCGTACACTTTGAGAACCAGCCAAATTAACTGTAAGGTACAAAGCATATTCAAAGTATGGAAAcatctttgttatttcttattACTGACTGTAACTAAGGGTGCAATCTTTTTCTGTCAGTGCAGCTATTTTCATGAGGAAACATATACTTTGCTACCCCCCTGTACTTCCTCTTGTGTAGTGATGATAGGTTTCCGCTAGGGAGATTTCTGTTACCCAATTATTATTATCCAAAAAGAGGGATAGCAGTAAGATTTTGATGTGGAGCAGGAAGACTTCACCCCTCAGCTTGGATGTTTGGCAACAAAATATTGTCTAGGCAACTAAACGCCAATATCCTGCACAAGATTTCTCTGTAATTATAATTGTCGACATTGAAAGAATATAAGGGTCTGATTTTAACAACTCAGTTTGTTATGCGTTGCTGAATGATTTTGAAAAATAGCTGCTTTTGAATAGGTTGTAGATACTGAAACAAAATGCCCTTTTTTTTTCAGATACATAAAATCTGGAGCATTGCAGTTGGGTGTCCAAGTGAGGAAAAAGCAAAGGGTAACGGGCTTGCAAAATCCTTGTGTGCTGCTGTAAGATGAGGAACATGAGATAACCTGGGGTGAGCAGTGGGAAGTGAAACCAGAGTGGGCTGAGCAGTGGCCCTTGAGTGGATCGAAGGAAGCCTGCAAAGATCAGATCTCGATTACGATTAGCTAGGTGTGGAACCG
Proteins encoded in this window:
- the LOC123070436 gene encoding uncharacterized protein isoform X2, which translates into the protein MPRSASSHLVNAVAAGRVLFSSRGHPAGRCFLLISDNGSAPSSCLRAGAPIHPWIYVGLLRMDGHVRASLAAQRLVNAAAAGRPAVPCLLPSRGRQCLMFPSGDLRRCTEHPHDKTAALHGGAFRPARIAPSSNPVGSMCTRMFSTPAGGSARPPQDKFWFEVVVHRTPCPENPRPCLYRKRFYNVDKDKAELIFRHFLSRVNQDSKVAASDSLKSRFTKLKFIVTDKLYLVLVGAALKSGKMQLLIVCALFYVLFLRAPSFMRRMARVAAPPAKGNESE
- the LOC123070436 gene encoding uncharacterized protein isoform X1, with translation MFRRPLAGQSSTTELFIFFLHMGCWARKRPGPVSNKTECSFLPVPPFPFPFRPPAAAVGGGSESTARPHHFHFELSPTGQEMAAVLRSATRRLAGHLPALERGHIQLPGASFDPLKGHCSAHSGFTSHCSPQTAALHGGAFRPARIAPSSNPVGSMCTRMFSTPAGGSARPPQDKFWFEVVVHRTPCPENPRPCLYRKRFYNVDKDKAELIFRHFLSRVNQDSKVAASDSLKSRFTKLKFIVTDKLYLVLVGAALKSGKMQLLIVCALFYVLFLRAPSFMRRMARVAAPPAKGNESE
- the LOC123070436 gene encoding uncharacterized protein isoform X3, coding for MTRPGPVSNKTECSFLPVPPFPFPFRPPAAAVGGGSESTARPHHFHFELSPTGQEMAAVLRSATRRLAGHLPALERGHIQLPGASFDPLKGHCSAHSGFTSHCSPQTAALHGGAFRPARIAPSSNPVGSMCTRMFSTPAGGSARPPQDKFWFEVVVHRTPCPENPRPCLYRKRFYNVDKDKAELIFRHFLSRVNQDSKVAASDSLKSRFTKLKFIVTDKLYLVLVGAALKSGKMQLLIVCALFYVLFLRAPSFMRRMARVAAPPAKGNESE